The Euphorbia lathyris chromosome 2, ddEupLath1.1, whole genome shotgun sequence genome includes a window with the following:
- the LOC136219364 gene encoding protein N-terminal and lysine N-methyltransferase EFM7-like, with product MDIALFSSSLLFADDEAATDEETKDTQQSYTARRHTFPGMELVIREFCFHQLNVNLLWPGTFAFAEWLVKHKSLIEGRRCIELGSGTGALAIFLHKSFNLDITTSDYNDEEIEENIAQNCRANGTTPVLPHIKHSWGDTFPTADPDWDLVIASDILLYVKQYANLIKSLSFLLKSYKPNNAKLVPASEGNGGTCMELPRPAFLMSWRRRIGKEDESMFFNGCEIAGLEVEHLGSRVYCIKCRDPHS from the exons ATGGACATAGCTCTTTTCTCGTCGTCCTTACTCTTCGCCGATGATGAAGCCGCTACTG ACGAGGAAACTAAGGACACCCAACAGAGCTATACAGCGAGGAGACACACCTTTCCTGGAATG GAGTTGGTTATTAGAGAATTTTGTTTTCACCAATTGAATGTTAATTTACTTTGGCCGGGGACATTTGCATTTGCAGAATGGTTAGTTAAGCATAAGTCACTAATAGAGGGACGTCGTTGCATTGAATTGGGCAG TGGCACAGGAGCTTTGGctatttttcttcacaaatcGTTCAATCTTGATATCACTACATCAGACTATAATGATGAGGAAATTGAAGAGAATATAGCTCAAAACTGCAGGGCTAATGGAACCACACCCGTCCTTCCTCACATAAAAC ATTCATGGGGTGATACCTTTCCAACAGCTGATCCTGATTGGGACCTGGTTATAGCCAGTGATATCTTACTGT ATGTGAAACAGTATGCAAATTTGATAAAATCTCTCTCATTTCTCCTGAAATCATACAAGCCAAATAATGCCAAACTAGTTCCAGCAAGTGAAGGGAATGGAG GAACATGCATGGAATTGCCTAGACCAGCATTTTTAATGAGCTGGAGACGTAGGATCGGAAAGGAGGATGAATCTATGTTCTTCAATGGGTGTGAGATTGCAGGACTTGAAGTTGAGCACCTTGGATCTCGTGTCTATTGCATCAAATGTAGAGATCCACACTCATAA
- the LOC136219365 gene encoding protein N-terminal and lysine N-methyltransferase EFM7-like isoform X3: MTDEETKDTQQSYTARRHTFPGMELVIREFCFHQLNANLLWPGTFAFAEWLVKHKSLIEGRRCIELGSGTGALAIFLHKSFNLDITTSDYNDEEIEENIAQNCRANGTTPVLPHIKHSWGDTFPTADPDWDLVIASDILLYVKQYANLIKSLSFLLKSYKPNNAKLVPASEGNGGTCMELPRPAFLMSWRRRIGKEDESMFFNGCEIAGLEVEHLGSRVYCIKCRDPHS, encoded by the exons ATGACAG ACGAGGAAACTAAGGACACCCAACAGAGCTATACAGCGAGGAGACACACCTTTCCTGGAATG GAGTTGGTTATTAGAGAATTTTGTTTTCACCAATTGAATGCTAATTTACTTTGGCCGGGGACATTTGCATTTGCAGAATGGTTAGTTAAGCATAAGTCACTAATAGAGGGACGCCGTTGCATTGAATTGGGCAG TGGCACAGGAGCTTTGGctatttttcttcacaaatcGTTCAATCTTGATATCACTACATCAGACTATAATGATGAGGAAATTGAAGAGAATATAGCTCAAAACTGCAGGGCTAATGGAACCACACCCGTCCTTCCTCACATAAAAC ATTCATGGGGTGATACCTTTCCAACAGCTGATCCTGATTGGGACCTGGTTATAGCCAGTGATATCTTACTGT ATGTGAAACAGTATGCAAATTTGATAAAATCTCTCTCATTTCTCCTGAAATCATACAAGCCAAATAATGCCAAACTAGTTCCAGCAAGTGAAGGGAATGGAG GAACATGCATGGAATTGCCTAGACCAGCATTTTTAATGAGCTGGAGACGTAGGATCGGAAAGGAGGATGAATCTATGTTCTTCAATGGGTGTGAGATTGCAGGACTTGAAGTTGAGCACCTTGGATCTCGTGTCTATTGCATCAAATGTAGAGATCCACACTCATAA
- the LOC136219365 gene encoding protein N-terminal and lysine N-methyltransferase EFM7-like isoform X1 encodes MPSSTSFELEPSRISTCLEPSRAEPAPVRSRFGSSSPLLLTSQSLPQFQIPQPKLLICSSLPLSAVVIVCPFVSPSFNLNFKNKFFTNLEPVGTKRRPSLTFSLSAWFSYMDIALFSPSLLFADDEAATDEETKDTQQSYTARRHTFPGMELVIREFCFHQLNANLLWPGTFAFAEWLVKHKSLIEGRRCIELGSGTGALAIFLHKSFNLDITTSDYNDEEIEENIAQNCRANGTTPVLPHIKHSWGDTFPTADPDWDLVIASDILLYVKQYANLIKSLSFLLKSYKPNNAKLVPASEGNGGTCMELPRPAFLMSWRRRIGKEDESMFFNGCEIAGLEVEHLGSRVYCIKCRDPHS; translated from the exons ATGCCAAGCTCGACGAGCtttgagctcgagccgagccggATCTCAACATgtctcgagccgagccgagccgagcctgCCCCTGTTCGGTCTCGGTTCGGCTCGAGTTCACCCCTACTCCTAACCTCTCAATCTCTCCCTCAATTTCAAATTCCCCAACCCAAACTCTTAATCTGCTCTTCTCTCCCACTCTCTGCCGTCGTCATCGTTTGCCCGTTTGTCTCTCCCTCCTTCAATTTGAACTTCAAGAACaaattttttacaaatctcGAACCAGTAGGAACAAAACGAAG GCCATCTTTAACCTTCTCCCTCTCCGCCTGGTTTTCGTATATGGACATAGCTCTTTTCTCGCCGTCCTTACTCTTCGCCGATGATGAAGCCGCTACTG ACGAGGAAACTAAGGACACCCAACAGAGCTATACAGCGAGGAGACACACCTTTCCTGGAATG GAGTTGGTTATTAGAGAATTTTGTTTTCACCAATTGAATGCTAATTTACTTTGGCCGGGGACATTTGCATTTGCAGAATGGTTAGTTAAGCATAAGTCACTAATAGAGGGACGCCGTTGCATTGAATTGGGCAG TGGCACAGGAGCTTTGGctatttttcttcacaaatcGTTCAATCTTGATATCACTACATCAGACTATAATGATGAGGAAATTGAAGAGAATATAGCTCAAAACTGCAGGGCTAATGGAACCACACCCGTCCTTCCTCACATAAAAC ATTCATGGGGTGATACCTTTCCAACAGCTGATCCTGATTGGGACCTGGTTATAGCCAGTGATATCTTACTGT ATGTGAAACAGTATGCAAATTTGATAAAATCTCTCTCATTTCTCCTGAAATCATACAAGCCAAATAATGCCAAACTAGTTCCAGCAAGTGAAGGGAATGGAG GAACATGCATGGAATTGCCTAGACCAGCATTTTTAATGAGCTGGAGACGTAGGATCGGAAAGGAGGATGAATCTATGTTCTTCAATGGGTGTGAGATTGCAGGACTTGAAGTTGAGCACCTTGGATCTCGTGTCTATTGCATCAAATGTAGAGATCCACACTCATAA
- the LOC136219365 gene encoding protein N-terminal and lysine N-methyltransferase EFM7-like isoform X2 encodes MDIALFSPSLLFADDEAATDEETKDTQQSYTARRHTFPGMELVIREFCFHQLNANLLWPGTFAFAEWLVKHKSLIEGRRCIELGSGTGALAIFLHKSFNLDITTSDYNDEEIEENIAQNCRANGTTPVLPHIKHSWGDTFPTADPDWDLVIASDILLYVKQYANLIKSLSFLLKSYKPNNAKLVPASEGNGGTCMELPRPAFLMSWRRRIGKEDESMFFNGCEIAGLEVEHLGSRVYCIKCRDPHS; translated from the exons ATGGACATAGCTCTTTTCTCGCCGTCCTTACTCTTCGCCGATGATGAAGCCGCTACTG ACGAGGAAACTAAGGACACCCAACAGAGCTATACAGCGAGGAGACACACCTTTCCTGGAATG GAGTTGGTTATTAGAGAATTTTGTTTTCACCAATTGAATGCTAATTTACTTTGGCCGGGGACATTTGCATTTGCAGAATGGTTAGTTAAGCATAAGTCACTAATAGAGGGACGCCGTTGCATTGAATTGGGCAG TGGCACAGGAGCTTTGGctatttttcttcacaaatcGTTCAATCTTGATATCACTACATCAGACTATAATGATGAGGAAATTGAAGAGAATATAGCTCAAAACTGCAGGGCTAATGGAACCACACCCGTCCTTCCTCACATAAAAC ATTCATGGGGTGATACCTTTCCAACAGCTGATCCTGATTGGGACCTGGTTATAGCCAGTGATATCTTACTGT ATGTGAAACAGTATGCAAATTTGATAAAATCTCTCTCATTTCTCCTGAAATCATACAAGCCAAATAATGCCAAACTAGTTCCAGCAAGTGAAGGGAATGGAG GAACATGCATGGAATTGCCTAGACCAGCATTTTTAATGAGCTGGAGACGTAGGATCGGAAAGGAGGATGAATCTATGTTCTTCAATGGGTGTGAGATTGCAGGACTTGAAGTTGAGCACCTTGGATCTCGTGTCTATTGCATCAAATGTAGAGATCCACACTCATAA
- the LOC136217357 gene encoding uncharacterized protein yields the protein MEEEEGELFESAMKGNWDKVAQIYEKNSNLQQAKLTQTQDTALHLAVSDAQTQVVLKLVKIIGPNASKILNIKNEKGNTPLHLAAAIGDVQMCHCLAKQDPDLIKARNSENKTPLFMAALHGKKQAFLRLHFLHREVDYVLCRKRNGDTILHCAIQAEHFDLACHIIHYYPNLVSYVNETGQSALHVLASKSNAFKSGSRLRPFDRLIYRYMIVDKLQEEIFNPEEYSDDSVNETRPNYPENYTTCFNFFHVIWSFFRVITSRIKNKSITEAVNDEENTQQESSMSIGTNRPKKEKPFFPPTSATFLQFLRFMVDAMLIILGFGISKIKKRKLLNQLVGRASWRRYKNSGQDPRVAESSYIPVSHTMNTNVEIENGHKDQKETSDQHGQVQNGKNVAQRFKRRERPFLIAAKKGITEIVEKIMDTFPVAVQDLDADNKNVVLLAVEHRQTHIYQLLLKKTILKQSVFRQVDKEGNSAWHLAAKFGEHKPWLIPGAALQLQWEIKWYQFVKSTMPPNFFAKHNNNGKTPKDIFTESHKDLVKEGSAWLTKTSESCSLVATLVATVAFTTSATVPGGLNQETGQPILGNETPFKVSSIASLVALCSSVTALISFLTIITSRFQERDFAMNLPRKLFLGLILLFTSIASMLVSFCAGHVFVLKIRYVTYPLYAATCLPVTIFVLAQLSLYFDLAQAIFKNEPQRRYKHKSKEVAKNNDVCNVLVDC from the exons atggaagaagaagaaggagagttATTTGAAAGTGCAATGAAAGGAAATTGGGATAAAGTAGCACAAATTTATGAGAAGAACTCAAATCTTCAACAAGCTAAACTTACACAAACACAAGATACTGCACTTCATCTTGCTGTTTCTGATGCCCAAACTCAGGTTGTCTTAAAACTTGTCAAAATAATCGGACCAAACGCATCCAAAATCCTAAATATCAAGAATGAGAAAGGGAACACACCACTCCATCTAGCAGCAGCAATTGGGGATGTTCAAATGTGTCATTGCCTTGCAAAACAGGATCCTGATCTCATTAAAGCTCGAAATTCAGAGAACAAAACTCCTCTTTTCATGGCTGCTCTTCATGGCAAGAAACAGGCTTTCCTCCGCCTCCATTTTCTTCACAGAGAAGTAGACTATGTCTTGTGCAGAAAAAGAAATGGTGATACCATACTTCACTGCGCGATCCAGGCTGAACACTTCG ATTTGGCATGCCACATTATACATTATTATCCGAATTTGGTGAGTTATGTGAATGAAACTGGTCAGTCAGCTCTCCATGTTCTAGCAAGCAAATCAAATGCATTCAAAAGTGGCAGTCGCCTTCGACCATTCGATCGTTTAATCTACCGCT ACATGATAGTTGACAAGCTTCAGGAAGAAATATTCAACCCTGAGGAATACTCAGATGATTCGGTAAACGAAACAAGGCCTAATTATCCGGAAAATTATACGACTTGCTTCAACTTTTTCCATGTCATTTGGAGTTTCTTTCGAGTAATAA CTTCACGGATAAAGAATAAAAGTATCACTGAGGCCGTAAATGATGAAGAAAATACACAGCAAGAGAGTAGCATGTCTATTG GTACAAACCGACCAAAGAAAGAAAAGCCTTTCTTTCCTCCCACTTCTGCAACATTTCTTCAGTTCCTGAGGTTTATGGTTGATGCAATGTTGATTATTCTTGGATTTG GCATATCGAagataaagaaaagaaag CTATTGAATCAACTCGTTGGAAGAGCCTCGTGGCGCAGATACAAAAATAGCGGTCAGGATCCTAGAGTTGCAGAATCATCATATATTCCTGTATCTCATACTATGAACACAAATGTTGAGATTGAAAACGGACACAAAGATCAAAAGGAGACAAGTGATCAACATGGACAAG TCCAAAATGGAAAGAACGTAGCTCAAAGGTTTAAAAGAAGGGAGAGACCTTTTCTGATAGCAGCAAAGAAGGGAATAACTGAAATTGTTGAAAAGATCATGGACACGTTTCCTGTGGCGGTGCAGGACCTTGATGCTGATAATAAGAATGTTGTTCTCCTAGCTGTAGAGCACAGACAAACACATATCTATCAACTCTTACTGAAGAAAACAATACTTAAACAAAGTGTTTTTCGTCAAGTAGACAAGGAAGGAAACAGCGCGTGGCATCTTGCTGCAAAATTCGGAGAGCATAAACCTTGGCTAATACCAGGAGCTGCTCTGCAGCTGCAATGGGAAATCAAGTGGTACCAGTTTGTTAAGAGTACTATGCCACCGAATTTCTTTGCTAAACACAATAACAATGGAAAGACACCGAAAGATATCTTCACCGAATCGCATAAAGATCTTGTAAAGGAAGGCAGTGCTTGGCTAACAAAAACATCTGAATCATGTTCTCTTGTTGCCACTCTCGTTGCTACAGTTGCTTTTACAACTTCAGCAACAGTGCCGGGTGGTCTTAATCAAGAGACCGGACAGCCAATTCTCGGAAATGAAACTCCATTCAAAGTATCTTCCATTGCATCTCTTGTAGCACTTTGCTCTTCAGTTACTGCACTGATCAGTTTCCTTACGATTATCACCTCGCGCTTCCAAGAAAGGGATTTCGCAATGAATCTACCTAGGAAGCTTTTTCTGGGTTTGATATTACTCTTCACATCCATAGCTTCTATGCTTGTTTCATTCTGTGCAGGCCACGTTTTCGTTCTCAAAATAAGATATGTAACATACCCATTATATGCTGCAACATGCTTGCCTGTGACGATTTTCGTGCTCGCCCAGTTGTCCCTATACTTTGATCTTGCTCAAGCTATCTTCAAAAATGAACCTCAGCGTAGGTATAAACACAAA AGCAAAGAAGTTGCAAAGAATAATGATGTTTGTAATGTTCTTGTTGACTGTTGA
- the LOC136219366 gene encoding uncharacterized protein: MEANGLFESATKGKWDEVVEAYEKNPGIRDIRITRSEDTLLHIAVCNGRTEVVLKLVDIIGENASSILHIKNERGNTPLHLAAALGNVKMCHCLATKDGSLIRARNSENETPLFLSALHGKKKAFLCLHFLYKQAYTEVDYSLCRKSNGDTILHSAISGEYFSLAFQIIHDYPSLINSVNEVGQSPLHILASKPNAFKSGAYFPPVDRLIYSCIIVRELREETIDIGSCLNDSEVNTGPKYPQSYETCMNFIYAIKNCFRVITRTDENSIGQVRHFLLQRKKKNENGKLKDEEKAQENINGRNFTKNRRKENLYPPNYTSFAHFFKFLADFILIVLGFGISNLKYIRQKKERHEWATQIMNELVRRASLYKYDDHGRNPLHSRPKGESNPSEIFAASPSSEVDKISQNKDTNNGLNSVTENFKKHKLWKNKHDKPTLVAAKLGVTEMVDKFVDSYPAAIQELNTTEKNLVLLTFEKKESHKFSKKETPILVAAKMGVTEIVDKILDLFPMAIQDLDSEKKNAVLLAVEHRQTDVYILLLKKEILKESVFRQLDKHGNSALHLAAKLGDYKPRLIPGAALQMQWEIKWYKFVKNSMPRHFFVKHNKEGQRPKEIFTATHKELVMQGSEWLTKTSESCSVVAALIATVAFATSATVPGGVDQTTGSPILENEPGFNVFAIASLVSLCFSVTALIFFLTILTSRYQEHDFAIDLPRKLFLGLTSLFTSIASVLLSFCAGHFFVLKKSLRYAAYPMYAATCLPLTFFALAQLPLYYDLVKAILKKEPQRSYKHKVSLGHSVHS, encoded by the exons ATGGAAGCCAATGGACTATTTGAAAGTGCAACAAAAGGTAAGTGGGATGAGGTTGTTGAAGCCTACGAGAAGAATCCTGGTATCCGAGATATCAGGATAACAAGATCAGAAGATACTCTTCTGCACATAGCAGTATGCAATGGCCGAACAGAGGTTGTGTTAAAGCTGGTCGACATAATTGGCGAAAACGCATCGAGTATTCTACACATAAAGAATGAAAGAGGCAACACACCACTCCATCTAGCAGCAGCACTAGGTAATGTGAAAATGTGTCACTGCCTGGCTACTAAAGATGGAAGCCTAATTCGAGCTCGAAATTCCGAGAATGAAACCCCTCTTTTCCTGTCAGCCCTTCATGGCAAGAAAAAGGCTTTTCTTTGCCTGCATTTCCTTTACAAACAAGCATATACAGAAGTTGATTATTCATTGTGCAGAAAAAGTAATGGGGATACCATTCTTCACTCTGCAATATCCGGAGAATATTTTA GTTTGGCATTTCAGATAATACATGATTATCCAAGTCTTATAAATTCTGTTAATGAAGTTGGTCAGTCTCCTCTGCATATCTTAGCTAGTAAGCCTAATGCATTCAAAAGTGGTGCTTACTTTCCACCAGTCGATCGTCTCATCTACAGTT GTATAATTGTTCGTGAGCTTCGGGAGGAAACAATAGATATTGGATCATGTCTAAATGATTCAGAAGTCAATACAGGTCCCAAGTATCCGCAAAGTTATGAAACTTGCATGAACTTCATCTACGCGATCAAGAATTGCTTTCGAGTAATAA CGAGAACAGACGAGAACAGTATAGGTCAAGTAAGACATTTCCTTCTtcagagaaagaagaaaaatgaaaatggcAAGCTGAAGGATGAAGAGAAAGCACAAGAAAACATCAATG GTAGGAATTTCACAAAGAACAGGAGGAAAGAAAATCTTTATCCTCCGAACTACACAAGCTTTGCTCATTTCTTCAAATTTCTGGCAGATTTTATACTAATCGTTCTCGGATTTG GCATTTCAAATCTTAAGTACATCCGACAGAAGAAAGAGAGACATGAATGGGCTACTCAAATAATGAACGAATTGGTCAGAAGAGCTTCTTTGTACAAGTATGACGATCATGGTCGGAATCCTCTACATTCTAGGCCTAAAGGGGAAAGTAATCCATCTGAAATTTTTGCAGCCTCACCATCATCAGAGGTAGATAAAATATCTCAGAACAAAGATACAAACAACGGGTTAAATTCTGTGACTGAAAACTTTAAAAAGCATAAACTTTGGAAGAACAAGCATGACAAACCAACGCTAGTTGCAGCCAAGCTTGGAGTGACCGAAATGGTGGATAAGTTCGTCGATTCATACCCAGCTGCAATCCAAGAATTAAACACTACAGAAAAAAATCTTGTGCTGCTGACATTTGAGAAGAAAGAAAGTCACAAATTTAGTAAAAAGGAGACACCAATACTGGTAGCAGCAAAGATGGGAGTAACTGAAATTGTGGATAAAATCTTGGACCTTTTTCCTATGGCTATCCAAGACCTCGACTCTGAGAAGAAGAATGCCGTGCTTCTAGCAGTTGAACATAGACAAACTGATGTTTACATTCTATTGCTGAAGAAGGAAATACTTAAGGAAAGTGTGTTTCGCCAACTGGACAAACATGGAAATAGTGCACTGCACCTTGCAGCGAAACTTGGTGATTATAAgcctaggctaatcccaggaGCAGCCTTGCAGATGCAATGGGAAATCAAGTGGTACAAG TTTGTTAAGAATTCCATGCCGCGACATTTCTTTGTTAAGCACAACAAAGAAGGCCAGAgaccaaaagaaatattcaCAGCAACACACAAAGAATTGGTAATGCAAGGCAGTGAATGGCTAACGAAAACCTCAGAGTCATGTTCAGTTGTTGCTGCACTCATCGCGACAGTTGCATTTGCAACTTCAGCGACAGTGCCAGGTGGTGTTGATCAAACCACTGGTTCACCAATACTTGAAAATGAGCCAGGATTCAATGTCTTTGCCATTGCATCTCTTGTGTCTCTCTGCTTTTCAGTGACTGCACTTATCTTTTTTCTTACAATTCTTACCTCTCGTTACCAAGAACATGATTTTGCAATAGACTTGCCTAGAAAGCTTTTTCTTGGTTTAACATCACTGTTCACGTCTATAGCTTCTGTATTACTCTCATTCTGTGCAGGGCATTTCTTTGTCCTGAAAAAGAGCCTGAGATATGCAGCTTATCCAATGTACGCTGCAACATGCTTGCCATTGACCTTTTTTGCTCTTGCACAACTCCCTCTCTACTATGATCTTGTCAAAGCTATCCTAAAGAAGGAACCTCAGCGAAGCTACAAGCACAAAGTTTCTTTGGGCCACTCAGTGCATAGTTAA